One Candidatus Paceibacterota bacterium genomic window carries:
- a CDS encoding phosphoribosyltransferase family protein, with the protein MQDTIDILKSVGAVITDSHLVGTSGRHMEIYVNKDNLLPHPKETFEITKRLAEMCKDLDVEVVAAPVAGGVILGHLVAYHLSNLKGKEILSAYAEKTDEGPMVFKRGYDNLIKNKKVLIIDDTVATGFSVNKMLEVVRNFGGNIVAMGVIANRIPEKINSKTLGIPFLWLCEIPAKTYDEKDCPFCKAGVPINTKVGHGKKFLESKK; encoded by the coding sequence ATGCAAGATACAATTGATATTTTAAAAAGCGTCGGAGCCGTAATTACAGATAGTCATCTTGTCGGTACTTCTGGCAGACATATGGAAATATATGTGAATAAAGATAATTTACTACCTCACCCGAAGGAAACATTTGAGATAACAAAAAGACTAGCCGAAATGTGCAAAGATTTGGATGTGGAGGTAGTGGCTGCTCCCGTGGCAGGCGGAGTAATTTTAGGCCATTTGGTTGCTTATCATTTATCTAATTTAAAAGGGAAAGAAATTTTGAGCGCATATGCAGAAAAAACTGACGAAGGACCAATGGTATTTAAGAGAGGTTATGATAATTTAATTAAAAATAAAAAAGTTTTAATTATTGATGATACTGTCGCTACTGGTTTTTCTGTAAATAAAATGTTGGAAGTTGTTCGAAACTTTGGAGGAAATATTGTTGCGATGGGAGTTATCGCAAACAGAATTCCAGAAAAAATAAATAGTAAAACCTTAGGCATTCCTTTTTTATGGCTGTGCGAAATCCCAGCAAAAACTTATGACGAGAAAGATTGCCCATTTTGCAAGGCCGGAGTTCCAATAAATACAAAAGTCGGGCATGGTAAGAAATTTTTAGAATCCAAAAAATAA
- a CDS encoding amidohydrolase family protein yields MLSVEGIIANIGEKKRIEIDTQTGLISNITEPSGIADVVLKDEIIFPGFIDLHVHAREDASHKQDYKEDFVTAGEAAINGGVVAIGEMPNNPVPPVDDDSFEKKNNLAKKSSITVVLYAGIGPNTKPLSLGHSHTGEAKKVPYKAFMGPSVGDLFFTSNEELEKALEKYENQCVSFHCEDPKILEENANKNTHEAKRPPEAEISAVDFALKLIEKYNLVGKICHCSTVLGINKIIDAKKRGINVTVEVTPHHLYFSADAKALADRDETNMLQVNPPIRQSKENRLGLIAFLKNGDIDYLATDHAPHTIEEKGKGISGLTHLDTYGPFTAWLMQEHNFTAKEIERVCSYNPANFINNFISDKYGKIEKGYVGSLTILNLNKQITITKDKLKTKCGWSPFEGITFPGSVAMTIIKGKIYAK; encoded by the coding sequence ATGCTTAGCGTCGAAGGAATTATCGCAAATATTGGAGAAAAAAAACGTATCGAAATAGACACTCAAACTGGATTAATTTCAAACATCACAGAACCTTCGGGAATAGCCGACGTTGTTTTAAAAGATGAAATTATTTTCCCTGGTTTCATAGATCTGCATGTGCATGCACGGGAAGATGCGAGCCATAAACAAGATTATAAAGAAGATTTTGTTACTGCGGGAGAGGCCGCCATAAATGGCGGAGTAGTAGCGATAGGAGAGATGCCAAATAATCCAGTGCCACCAGTAGATGACGATAGTTTTGAAAAGAAGAATAATTTAGCGAAAAAATCTTCCATCACTGTGGTGCTTTATGCCGGTATTGGTCCTAATACAAAACCTCTTTCCCTCGGCCATAGCCATACAGGCGAGGCTAAAAAAGTTCCTTACAAAGCTTTTATGGGTCCGTCAGTGGGAGATTTGTTTTTTACTTCAAATGAAGAATTGGAAAAAGCATTGGAAAAATACGAAAATCAATGTGTGAGTTTTCATTGCGAAGACCCAAAAATTCTAGAAGAAAATGCAAATAAAAATACCCACGAAGCAAAACGTCCGCCTGAAGCTGAGATTTCTGCCGTAGATTTTGCTTTAAAACTCATTGAGAAATATAATCTTGTAGGAAAAATTTGCCACTGTTCTACAGTTCTCGGAATAAATAAAATTATAGATGCAAAAAAACGTGGAATAAATGTGACAGTAGAAGTCACTCCGCATCATTTGTATTTTTCCGCCGACGCTAAAGCTTTGGCGGACAGGGACGAAACAAATATGTTGCAGGTTAATCCACCGATTCGCCAAAGCAAAGAAAATCGCCTAGGGCTCATAGCATTTTTGAAAAACGGCGACATAGATTATTTGGCGACTGATCATGCCCCTCATACTATAGAGGAAAAAGGAAAAGGAATTTCTGGGCTAACGCACTTGGATACTTATGGCCCGTTTACTGCTTGGTTGATGCAAGAACATAATTTCACAGCAAAAGAGATTGAAAGAGTTTGCAGTTATAATCCTGCGAATTTTATAAATAATTTTATTTCAGATAAATACGGAAAAATAGAAAAGGGGTATGTGGGGTCGCTGACAATTCTCAATTTAAATAAACAAATTACCATTACTAAAGATAAATTGAAAACAAAATGCGGGTGGTCGCCTTTTGAAGGAATTACTTTTCCAGGCAGTGTGGCGATGACAATAATAAAAGGTAAAATTTATGCCAAATAA
- the rny gene encoding ribonuclease Y — MSTTIIILIGALILLLGVGVGYYLRLIIALGKRRSIEIDIKQMMVGAKEEAQKITEEAKKKSEEQLAYLKEEEKKKEIEFKETEKRLIKKDEFLDARQVEVNKEVENIKVKVEEIKKIQEKVLKIEAEKIVELERVAKLTEIEAKDELLKDVEKKYEEDILVRIQKLENSNEEKLDRRAKDILATSIQRLSSSTASELMTTVVTIPNNEIKGKIIGKEGRNIRAFERASGVELIVDDTPGSIVISSFDPIRRQVARLALENLILDGRIQPAKIEELVEKAKEEINKIIKEKGEQAVYECGIFNFDPRIIAIIGRLYFRTSYGQNVLQHSIEMAHIAGMLAEELGADVAIAKAGALVHDIGKALDHEVQGTHVEIGMRILQKFGADERIITAMKSHHEDYPYETIESIIVQTADSISGGRPGARRDSVENYLKRLQELEALVNAFPAVEKSYALQAGREIRIFVTPEKISDAEAKLMARDIAIKIEQELKYPGEIKVTMIRETRIIEYAR; from the coding sequence ATGAGTACAACAATAATAATTCTAATAGGAGCCCTGATACTCCTGTTGGGTGTGGGCGTGGGATACTATCTTCGTCTAATCATCGCCTTAGGAAAAAGAAGGTCTATTGAAATAGATATAAAACAGATGATGGTCGGCGCAAAAGAAGAAGCGCAGAAAATCACCGAAGAAGCAAAAAAGAAGTCTGAGGAACAACTGGCATATCTGAAAGAAGAAGAAAAAAAGAAAGAAATTGAATTTAAAGAGACAGAAAAAAGACTCATCAAAAAAGACGAGTTTTTGGATGCGCGACAAGTCGAGGTAAATAAAGAAGTGGAAAATATCAAAGTGAAGGTGGAAGAAATAAAAAAAATTCAAGAAAAAGTATTGAAAATAGAAGCAGAAAAAATAGTAGAACTGGAAAGAGTGGCAAAATTAACCGAAATTGAGGCTAAAGATGAACTTTTAAAAGATGTTGAAAAAAAATATGAAGAAGATATTTTAGTTAGAATCCAAAAACTAGAGAATAGTAATGAGGAAAAGTTGGACCGAAGAGCCAAAGACATCTTGGCAACTTCTATCCAGCGCCTGTCTTCTAGTACTGCCTCTGAATTGATGACAACCGTAGTTACCATTCCAAACAACGAAATCAAGGGTAAAATAATCGGAAAAGAGGGTAGGAATATACGGGCATTTGAAAGAGCCTCCGGAGTTGAGCTTATTGTAGACGATACGCCTGGCTCAATAGTCATTTCTTCATTTGATCCAATCAGAAGACAAGTCGCCCGACTTGCTTTAGAAAATCTGATACTAGATGGACGCATTCAACCGGCTAAAATCGAAGAATTGGTAGAAAAGGCAAAAGAAGAAATAAATAAAATCATAAAAGAAAAAGGAGAACAGGCGGTTTATGAATGCGGTATATTTAATTTTGATCCACGCATCATCGCAATTATTGGCCGACTATATTTCCGTACAAGTTACGGACAAAACGTTCTTCAGCACTCTATCGAAATGGCACATATCGCTGGAATGCTCGCAGAAGAATTGGGAGCAGATGTAGCCATCGCCAAAGCCGGAGCCTTGGTGCACGACATCGGTAAAGCCTTGGATCACGAAGTACAAGGAACGCATGTCGAAATAGGTATGCGTATTTTGCAAAAATTCGGAGCAGATGAACGCATTATTACTGCGATGAAAAGTCATCACGAAGATTATCCTTATGAAACTATTGAATCCATCATTGTGCAAACAGCAGACTCTATCTCTGGCGGACGTCCCGGCGCGCGCCGTGATTCAGTGGAAAATTATCTAAAGAGACTTCAAGAACTAGAAGCATTAGTAAATGCTTTTCCAGCGGTTGAAAAATCATATGCTTTGCAAGCTGGACGAGAAATCCGCATCTTTGTAACACCGGAAAAGATTTCTGATGCTGAAGCAAAACTTATGGCACGAGATATTGCTATAAAAATAGAACAAGAACTCAAATATCCGGGAGAAATCAAAGTCACAATGATTCGCGAAACACGAATTATTGAGTACGCTCGCTAA
- a CDS encoding ATP-dependent Clp protease proteolytic subunit → MLIPTVIEKSQFGERAYDIYSRLLRERIVFLAGPIDDNVANIVIAQLLFLESEDAKKDIFLYINSPGGSVTSTMAIVDTMNHVRPDISTFCVGLAASGAAIVLSAGKKGKRFILPNAEVMIHQPMGGVEGQATDIAITAKHILKTRDNLNKLLAKNTGKSLAQIEKDVERDFFMDADEAKKYGIIDEIITKSKIQEKNPEKSSEKKS, encoded by the coding sequence ATGTTAATCCCTACCGTTATAGAAAAATCACAATTTGGAGAAAGGGCTTATGATATATATTCTCGTCTTTTACGCGAAAGAATTGTTTTTTTGGCAGGGCCAATTGATGACAATGTGGCAAATATTGTGATTGCTCAGCTCCTATTTCTCGAATCCGAAGACGCCAAAAAAGATATTTTCCTTTACATAAACTCTCCAGGTGGATCAGTCACTTCCACCATGGCTATCGTGGACACGATGAATCATGTACGTCCGGATATTTCCACTTTTTGTGTCGGACTCGCCGCTTCGGGCGCAGCCATAGTTCTATCAGCGGGGAAAAAAGGCAAGCGTTTTATTTTACCGAATGCCGAAGTCATGATTCATCAGCCGATGGGCGGAGTGGAAGGCCAAGCGACAGACATAGCTATCACCGCCAAACACATTTTGAAGACAAGAGACAATCTAAATAAACTTTTGGCAAAAAATACCGGAAAGTCTCTCGCTCAAATAGAAAAAGACGTGGAACGCGATTTCTTTATGGATGCCGATGAAGCCAAAAAATACGGCATCATTGACGAGATAATCACAAAATCAAAAATTCAAGAGAAAAATCCAGAGAAAAGTTCAGAGAAAAAATCTTAA
- the pyrF gene encoding orotidine-5'-phosphate decarboxylase has protein sequence MIIDKYNKRAKKIDSLLCVGLDTDFAKIPKRFLKNKFPQFEFNKWIIEETHEYAAAYKPNSAFYEARGDKGIRELKMTMDYLIKNHPDIFTILDAKRGDIGNTNNGYVQSIFDWLGFDAFTVYPYLGYEAVKPILDRKDKGVILLCRTSNPGARDFQDLEVKDKMVNLAGRPLWQVVAEKVSNEWNKNKNCMLVVGATYPKEMKKIREIAGDMTFLVPGIGAQGGDLKATLKAGLNSKGLGLIINSSRGIMFSKNPKIEAQKLRDEIRKYKVF, from the coding sequence ATGATTATCGATAAATACAATAAAAGAGCTAAAAAGATAGATTCACTTTTGTGTGTCGGGTTGGACACGGATTTTGCAAAAATTCCAAAAAGATTTTTGAAAAATAAATTCCCGCAATTTGAATTTAATAAATGGATTATAGAAGAAACGCACGAATATGCGGCTGCTTATAAGCCCAATAGCGCCTTTTATGAAGCTCGGGGAGATAAAGGAATAAGAGAATTAAAAATGACAATGGATTATTTGATTAAAAATCATCCGGACATTTTTACGATATTAGATGCCAAAAGAGGGGATATTGGGAATACAAATAATGGATATGTGCAATCTATTTTCGATTGGCTTGGCTTTGATGCTTTTACTGTGTACCCATATTTAGGATATGAAGCCGTAAAACCAATTTTGGATAGAAAAGATAAAGGAGTGATTTTACTTTGTCGCACTTCAAATCCTGGAGCAAGAGATTTTCAAGACCTAGAAGTTAAAGATAAAATGGTCAACCTGGCAGGTCGGCCACTTTGGCAGGTTGTGGCAGAGAAAGTATCAAATGAATGGAATAAAAACAAAAATTGCATGCTTGTCGTTGGTGCAACTTATCCTAAAGAAATGAAAAAGATTCGCGAAATTGCTGGCGATATGACATTCTTGGTACCTGGTATTGGAGCTCAAGGCGGAGACTTAAAAGCTACCTTGAAAGCTGGATTAAATAGCAAAGGCTTGGGGCTTATCATAAATTCTTCTCGAGGCATTATGTTTTCTAAAAATCCAAAAATTGAAGCGCAAAAACTCCGAGATGAGATCAGGAAATACAAAGTTTTCTAA
- a CDS encoding HU family DNA-binding protein, translating into MALQRRARSKYYKYHLKKYMNKQALAELVHGKLGGTKVQAEEIVDSIFDAIIGTLKKGGEVSIAGFGIFSVKSRAARMARNPKTGEQVKVAAKKVPKFRPAKGLKDTIA; encoded by the coding sequence ATGGCCCTCCAAAGGCGGGCAAGGTCGAAATATTACAAATATCATCTTAAAAAATATATGAATAAACAAGCATTAGCTGAATTAGTACATGGAAAGCTTGGCGGTACAAAAGTACAAGCTGAGGAAATAGTTGATTCAATATTTGATGCTATCATCGGAACCTTAAAAAAGGGAGGTGAAGTTTCAATTGCTGGCTTTGGAATCTTTTCCGTAAAGTCACGCGCAGCCCGCATGGCTCGCAATCCAAAAACTGGAGAGCAAGTAAAAGTGGCTGCAAAGAAAGTTCCAAAATTCCGACCCGCAAAAGGTTTGAAAGATACTATTGCCTAA
- a CDS encoding TdeIII family type II restriction endonuclease, with translation MALSKEQKQEIQHLLEKKIDNKLKKYARESTSMPFLSRLIQDSEKVAAYSFVHSIATTLGMSIYEDVSVIIAKNTAKECFRNYGMGGVLSKDQKSIISTIITELRNKERKANIKQEIREVLKASSNNGKYQKEGNIVDFYMLRSGQEFYFEIKTVKPNIDVFTKSKTKLLEWIARKRKPVKVFLAFPYNPYAPEPYTRFTVQNMMDYQNDFLIGEEYWDFLGGKNTYKDLLAVFDLVGKNYREKIIKKIKEVAEVKVKETKNL, from the coding sequence ATGGCTTTATCTAAAGAACAAAAACAAGAAATACAACATTTATTAGAAAAAAAGATAGATAATAAATTAAAGAAATACGCTAGAGAAAGTACATCTATGCCATTTTTATCCCGCCTAATTCAAGATAGTGAAAAAGTTGCTGCTTATTCCTTCGTACATTCAATAGCCACGACTCTAGGTATGTCTATATATGAAGATGTTTCAGTGATTATTGCAAAAAATACAGCCAAGGAATGCTTTAGAAATTATGGTATGGGAGGAGTACTTTCAAAAGATCAAAAATCTATTATTTCAACTATTATTACAGAGCTTAGGAATAAAGAGAGAAAGGCTAATATTAAGCAAGAAATAAGGGAAGTGTTAAAAGCTTCTTCTAATAATGGTAAATACCAAAAAGAGGGGAATATAGTTGATTTTTATATGTTAAGAAGTGGACAAGAGTTTTATTTTGAAATAAAGACAGTGAAGCCTAATATTGATGTTTTTACGAAGTCAAAGACAAAATTGTTGGAATGGATAGCCAGAAAAAGAAAACCGGTAAAAGTATTTTTAGCTTTTCCTTATAATCCGTATGCTCCAGAACCCTATACACGTTTTACAGTTCAAAATATGATGGATTATCAAAATGATTTTCTTATAGGAGAAGAATATTGGGATTTTCTTGGTGGAAAAAACACATATAAAGATTTACTCGCTGTTTTTGATCTTGTAGGAAAAAATTATAGAGAAAAAATTATTAAAAAAATTAAAGAGGTTGCTGAAGTCAAAGTTAAGGAAACTAAAAATTTATAA
- the carA gene encoding glutamine-hydrolyzing carbamoyl-phosphate synthase small subunit, whose translation MPNKNSKTAKLIFKDGSEFIGESFGGDESISGEVVFATGMVGYPEALTDPSFKGQILVLTYPIIGNYGVPKKGFWESEKIQVSGLVVCNYIDTPSHHAMRMTLGEWFKKEGVPLIEIKDTRKLTQKLRDEGVSLGKIVLAGKDISFNDTNLNNLVSEVSTKEILSFGTGEKTIVLIDCGQKQNIIRRLIARKFKVVVVPWDTDITKLKFPLDAVIISNGPGDPKKVKTTINNVKKIIAQKIPTFGICLGNQILTLALGGTTYKMKFGHRSQNQPVVEQGTNKCYLTTQNHGFAVKKIPKGFKEWFYNANDNTNEGIIHESLPFMSVQFHPESSPGPLDTDWIFDFFLEKAGVIKSKIKNHKK comes from the coding sequence ATGCCAAATAAAAACAGTAAAACTGCAAAATTAATATTTAAAGACGGCTCCGAATTTATTGGTGAAAGTTTTGGAGGAGACGAATCCATTTCTGGAGAGGTTGTTTTTGCTACAGGTATGGTGGGGTATCCAGAAGCGCTGACCGACCCCTCGTTTAAGGGGCAAATTTTGGTTTTGACATATCCAATTATCGGAAATTATGGTGTTCCTAAAAAAGGATTTTGGGAATCGGAAAAAATTCAAGTTTCTGGTTTGGTTGTCTGTAATTATATAGATACTCCATCGCATCACGCAATGCGAATGACATTAGGAGAATGGTTTAAAAAAGAAGGAGTTCCGTTAATTGAAATTAAAGACACGAGAAAGTTGACGCAAAAATTACGAGATGAAGGGGTTTCCTTGGGAAAGATAGTTCTAGCAGGAAAAGATATTTCTTTTAATGATACCAATTTAAATAATTTAGTTTCTGAAGTTAGTACAAAAGAAATTTTATCGTTTGGCACCGGAGAAAAAACTATTGTACTGATAGATTGCGGACAAAAACAAAATATTATTAGAAGACTGATAGCGCGCAAATTTAAAGTGGTGGTTGTTCCTTGGGATACTGATATTACGAAACTGAAATTTCCCTTGGATGCGGTAATTATTTCTAACGGTCCTGGAGACCCTAAAAAAGTAAAAACTACTATAAACAATGTCAAAAAAATTATTGCTCAAAAAATCCCTACATTTGGTATTTGTTTAGGAAATCAGATTTTGACGCTGGCTTTGGGCGGAACTACCTACAAGATGAAATTCGGCCATCGTAGTCAAAATCAACCTGTGGTGGAACAGGGAACAAATAAGTGTTATTTAACGACCCAAAATCATGGTTTTGCAGTTAAAAAAATTCCCAAAGGATTCAAGGAATGGTTTTATAATGCTAATGACAACACCAATGAAGGGATTATTCACGAGAGTTTGCCTTTTATGTCTGTGCAATTTCATCCAGAGAGTTCTCCCGGACCGCTTGATACTGATTGGATATTTGATTTCTTTTTAGAAAAAGCTGGAGTCATAAAATCAAAAATAAAAAATCATAAAAAATAG
- a CDS encoding dihydroorotate oxidase — protein sequence MLLTPFYDPEKSYEENYEKGPFGAFADGKIVENKGEPKYDFLGFKVNSPFGIPAGPLLNGKFAQAALDKGFDIVTYKTVRSEKYPCHSWPNVVSIKIDGDLTLEKAQDKLVADKNYNEPLSITNSFGVPSYDPECWQKDLKNLLNNIKPGQIVVGSFQGTKKAGQNAEEYINDYRITAKLLKDVGVKVMEVNLSCPNEGSNNLLCYDTERSVKVVEAIKEVIAEIPLIIKIAYFEDEEALRNLVQEVGGMVDGISAINTIPAEIVNEKGEQALPGEGRLRSGVCGHAIKWAGLDMVKRLKKLREKMRYKFTIIGVGGVTTPDDFFEYQKAGADIVMSATGAMWNPYLAQEIKERLARP from the coding sequence ATGCTTCTTACCCCATTCTACGACCCTGAAAAATCTTACGAAGAAAACTATGAAAAAGGACCCTTTGGAGCCTTTGCTGATGGAAAAATTGTTGAAAATAAAGGCGAGCCCAAATATGACTTTCTGGGTTTTAAAGTAAATTCACCTTTTGGAATTCCTGCCGGACCGCTTTTAAATGGAAAGTTTGCGCAAGCGGCTTTAGATAAAGGTTTTGACATTGTCACTTATAAAACGGTCCGCAGTGAGAAATATCCCTGTCATTCTTGGCCGAATGTTGTGTCTATAAAAATAGATGGGGATTTAACTTTAGAAAAAGCACAAGATAAATTAGTGGCAGATAAAAATTATAATGAGCCTCTCTCTATTACAAACTCTTTTGGTGTACCTTCATATGATCCAGAATGTTGGCAAAAAGATTTGAAAAATTTATTAAATAATATAAAACCTGGCCAGATTGTTGTGGGCAGTTTTCAAGGAACAAAAAAGGCAGGGCAGAATGCTGAAGAATATATAAATGATTATCGGATCACAGCTAAACTTCTTAAAGATGTCGGGGTGAAAGTGATGGAGGTAAATTTAAGTTGTCCAAATGAAGGCTCGAACAATTTGCTTTGTTACGATACAGAGCGAAGCGTAAAAGTAGTCGAGGCTATAAAAGAAGTTATCGCAGAAATTCCTTTAATTATTAAAATTGCTTATTTTGAAGACGAAGAAGCTTTAAGAAATTTAGTGCAGGAGGTTGGGGGCATGGTGGATGGTATTTCTGCCATAAACACCATTCCAGCAGAAATTGTGAATGAAAAAGGGGAGCAAGCGCTTCCTGGAGAAGGAAGGCTAAGAAGCGGAGTTTGTGGTCACGCCATTAAATGGGCTGGGTTGGATATGGTTAAAAGGTTAAAAAAGTTGCGAGAAAAGATGAGATATAAATTTACTATTATCGGCGTCGGCGGGGTGACCACTCCGGATGATTTTTTTGAATATCAAAAAGCGGGCGCGGATATCGTGATGTCGGCGACGGGCGCAATGTGGAACCCATATCTTGCGCAAGAGATAAAAGAAAGGCTTGCCCGCCCGTAG
- a CDS encoding AAA family ATPase produces MQSGIQSWKNLVIYAFNAFSIPLLFNTLFSPWKMDKDAGDHAGILEKFVFYIFSRILGFVARVILIIIGLIFTFVVILTFPIFFLLPIKISKEYLQNLDSFGSSLSYGETYTLSKHSRDVAVSPSQGIYGREKTLRMVERGLSKSNSHNVLLVGDPGVGKSTLISYLGHLGKSGLSFPGILHHRVVELQAEGISLQDFDKCLEEAARAGNVIIVIENIHAYENLFERLMPYLQSSSLGIITTTDFSNYDQVLKKYPEFLSRFEKVDVLEPNKEETVAILMSHARQLKISIEQDALFEIVRLAERLIGNQAEPTKSLSILEELQALPKKIAISDVRQIVSDKTNIPIGDMSGNEIEILSNLQTQMRAKIVGQDEAVKDVTEALKRLRTGIADHSKPAGSFLFLGPTGVGKTYTAKILAESYFGRKNAMIRFDMSEFSLADSVTPFTERLASAIEEAPLSLVFFDELEKSNVLIRNLLLQVLDEGRLTRSSGREASFKEAIIIATSNAGSVDIIANPQIEKKTLINSLIQKGIFAPEFLNRFNDVVLFKPLDQSQVRKITTLLLNEFSERLFADKKIRLEITDALIEKISSAGFDPEFGARPIKRAMEEIVENKVAEYIMAGNIGGMLKII; encoded by the coding sequence ATGCAATCTGGAATCCAGTCTTGGAAAAATCTTGTGATATATGCTTTTAATGCTTTTTCGATTCCGCTTCTTTTTAACACACTCTTTTCTCCATGGAAAATGGATAAAGATGCGGGCGACCATGCAGGAATACTTGAGAAATTTGTTTTTTATATTTTTTCTAGAATTTTAGGTTTTGTAGCTCGGGTAATTTTAATAATTATCGGATTAATTTTTACTTTTGTTGTAATTTTAACCTTTCCTATTTTTTTTCTTTTACCAATAAAAATTAGCAAAGAATATTTGCAAAATTTAGACAGTTTTGGTTCCTCGCTTTCTTATGGAGAGACTTATACTCTCAGCAAGCACAGCCGAGATGTAGCGGTGTCTCCTTCTCAAGGTATTTATGGCAGAGAAAAAACACTTCGAATGGTTGAACGCGGACTTTCTAAAAGCAATAGCCACAATGTTCTGTTGGTGGGAGATCCCGGGGTAGGCAAGTCTACCTTGATTTCATATTTAGGGCATTTAGGAAAATCAGGACTTTCTTTTCCTGGTATTCTTCATCACCGAGTAGTGGAATTGCAAGCGGAAGGAATTAGTTTGCAAGATTTTGATAAATGTTTAGAAGAAGCGGCGAGAGCGGGCAATGTCATAATCGTTATTGAGAATATTCACGCCTATGAAAATTTATTTGAACGGTTGATGCCTTATTTGCAATCTTCATCTTTGGGAATCATCACGACGACAGATTTCTCAAATTATGATCAGGTATTAAAAAAATATCCGGAATTTCTTTCGAGATTTGAAAAAGTGGATGTTTTAGAACCAAACAAAGAGGAGACCGTCGCCATCCTCATGAGTCACGCGAGGCAATTAAAGATCTCTATAGAACAAGACGCATTATTCGAGATAGTTCGTTTGGCAGAACGATTGATCGGCAATCAGGCTGAGCCGACTAAATCCCTTTCTATTCTGGAGGAGCTTCAAGCACTTCCTAAAAAGATAGCTATTTCCGACGTAAGACAAATAGTGTCTGACAAAACAAATATTCCGATAGGAGACATGAGTGGGAACGAGATTGAGATATTGTCGAACTTGCAAACACAAATGCGAGCGAAGATAGTGGGGCAGGATGAGGCGGTGAAAGATGTGACCGAGGCCTTAAAGCGCTTGCGCACGGGTATCGCGGACCATTCCAAGCCTGCTGGAAGTTTTTTGTTTTTAGGTCCGACTGGCGTAGGAAAAACTTATACAGCCAAGATTTTAGCCGAAAGTTATTTTGGAAGAAAGAATGCCATGATTCGTTTTGATATGAGTGAATTTTCTCTAGCTGATTCTGTGACGCCTTTTACCGAAAGGCTTGCGAGCGCTATAGAAGAAGCTCCGCTTTCCTTGGTATTTTTTGACGAGTTGGAGAAATCAAATGTCTTGATTCGCAATCTGCTTTTGCAAGTTTTGGATGAAGGACGCTTAACTCGCAGTTCCGGAAGAGAGGCTTCTTTCAAGGAAGCGATAATAATCGCGACTTCTAATGCTGGGAGTGTTGACATCATCGCTAATCCACAAATTGAAAAAAAGACGTTAATAAATAGCTTAATTCAAAAAGGGATATTTGCCCCTGAGTTTTTAAATCGATTTAATGACGTAGTGCTTTTCAAACCATTGGATCAGAGCCAAGTTAGAAAAATAACAACCTTGCTCTTGAATGAATTTTCTGAGAGGCTTTTTGCAGATAAAAAAATACGATTAGAAATCACTGATGCTTTAATAGAGAAAATATCAAGCGCTGGTTTTGATCCAGAATTTGGCGCCCGCCCGATCAAGCGCGCCATGGAGGAGATAGTGGAAAACAAAGTTGCCGAATATATTATGGCTGGAAACATTGGAGGAATGCTCAAAATAATTTAA